In the genome of Sorangium aterium, one region contains:
- a CDS encoding c-type cytochrome, with protein MPVRTMLLLCFAPFVIGALQGCGGDDGGGDTSGGSPLGECPPDSAAQADTGYQALQTQCAPCHLSSSEGASRIGAPEDVNVDDAASVRAEAAEILAEIRIGGANGGDGMPIGSKLSDDTIEAIRVYLACDAAQ; from the coding sequence ATGCCCGTTCGTACGATGCTTTTGCTCTGCTTCGCGCCCTTCGTCATTGGCGCTCTCCAAGGTTGCGGCGGTGATGACGGCGGGGGCGACACCTCCGGGGGATCGCCGCTCGGTGAATGTCCGCCGGACTCGGCCGCGCAGGCGGATACGGGCTACCAGGCGCTCCAGACCCAGTGCGCGCCCTGTCATTTGTCGAGCTCGGAGGGCGCGTCGCGCATCGGCGCTCCGGAAGACGTCAACGTCGACGACGCCGCCAGCGTCAGGGCCGAGGCGGCGGAGATCCTCGCGGAGATCCGGATCGGCGGGGCGAATGGCGGGGACGGGATGCCCATCGGCTCGAAGCTCTCCGACGACACGATCGAGGCCATCCGGGTCTACCTCGCCTGCGACGCGGCCCAGTAA
- a CDS encoding sensor histidine kinase: protein MLDRLPSILLPLFAAFFVAIASFVISAGYAEHRATEIDEAAMSLAENATPSIMALAAARAELRHTQALLSDLVNDAALGRPRDRRELDEARDNLSRSIDVYLGMPVYPGELKQWQTVAQALGKLDLDTDRALSLVANGRPDEANKLVDGALRADFNSTSEAVMDSIELNARQARHLAIEIAANRVRSRRIALVLNTVSVTFAVLACAAAAVQIRRHVRLLWQQGVLLERRADELEQFAGRVAHDVLSPLGAVALALDLALRRYGEGEPARKALERGRQAIMRVKRMTDGLLEFARAGARPEPGARAEVRPVVDDLMAELVPAAAELGAELCVEPFAPCAVAASPGVLTSILANLIRNALKYLGDAAVCRVVIRVLDERDAVRIEVEDTGPGIAPALEQMVFEPHVRAQGARVPGLGLGLATVKRLTEAHGGRVGLRTVVGKGSLFWFELPRASAASARAFEIGSSTSP from the coding sequence ATGCTCGATCGGCTGCCGTCCATCCTGCTGCCGCTGTTTGCGGCGTTCTTCGTGGCTATCGCGAGCTTCGTGATCTCCGCTGGCTACGCAGAGCACCGGGCCACCGAGATCGACGAGGCGGCCATGAGCTTGGCGGAGAACGCCACGCCGAGCATCATGGCCCTGGCGGCCGCGCGCGCCGAGCTGAGGCATACCCAGGCGCTCCTGAGCGACCTTGTCAACGACGCCGCGCTGGGCCGCCCGCGCGACCGCCGCGAGCTCGACGAGGCGCGCGACAATCTATCCCGGAGCATCGACGTTTACCTCGGCATGCCCGTCTATCCGGGCGAGCTCAAGCAATGGCAGACCGTCGCGCAGGCGCTCGGCAAGCTCGATCTGGACACCGATCGGGCCCTCTCGCTGGTGGCGAACGGCCGTCCGGACGAGGCCAACAAGCTCGTGGACGGCGCGCTGCGGGCGGACTTCAATTCGACGAGCGAGGCTGTGATGGACAGCATCGAGCTCAACGCGCGGCAGGCACGTCATCTGGCGATCGAGATAGCAGCCAACCGTGTCCGCTCTCGTCGGATCGCGCTCGTGCTCAACACGGTGAGCGTGACGTTCGCGGTGCTGGCCTGCGCGGCGGCCGCCGTGCAGATCCGGCGCCATGTGAGGCTGCTCTGGCAGCAGGGCGTGCTCCTGGAGCGTCGAGCGGATGAGCTCGAGCAGTTCGCCGGCCGGGTCGCGCACGACGTGCTGAGCCCCCTCGGCGCGGTCGCGCTCGCGCTCGATCTCGCCCTGCGGCGGTACGGTGAGGGAGAACCGGCGCGCAAGGCGCTCGAACGGGGCCGGCAGGCCATCATGCGAGTCAAGCGCATGACCGACGGACTCCTGGAGTTCGCTCGCGCGGGCGCGAGGCCGGAGCCAGGCGCGCGCGCCGAGGTGCGCCCCGTCGTCGACGATCTCATGGCCGAGCTCGTCCCTGCCGCGGCAGAGCTCGGCGCGGAGCTCTGCGTCGAGCCCTTCGCTCCGTGCGCGGTGGCCGCGAGCCCCGGCGTGCTGACCAGCATCCTCGCCAACCTGATCCGCAACGCGCTCAAGTACCTCGGCGACGCGGCGGTCTGTCGCGTCGTGATCCGGGTGCTCGACGAGAGAGATGCTGTGCGGATCGAGGTGGAGGACACCGGGCCCGGCATCGCGCCGGCCCTCGAGCAGATGGTGTTCGAGCCCCATGTCCGAGCGCAAGGCGCTCGAGTGCCGGGGCTCGGCCTGGGACTCGCCACCGTCAAACGCTTGACAGAGGCGCACGGCGGCCGCGTGGGGCTCCGCACGGTCGTGGGCAAAGGGAGCCTCTTTTGGTTCGAGCTGCCCAGAGCGAGCGCCGCGTCAGCGCGCGCGTTCGAGATCGGCTCGAGCACCAGCCCGTGA
- a CDS encoding SRPBCC family protein encodes MTEKERFRHDGTARGPTWEKNEMPLLFTIEERFDASPEDVFRLATDIDSFGDWMPNFVRAEKLTGAVIGKGAMWRETRKMFGKESTELFEVTAAEPGKRLDLFVDGQKGTTGRGAYRFRYVFEPEGAGTLLKMEGEIAGMGWFMETVGRLFIGSFKKAVHGDLKAMKTHLERRRAS; translated from the coding sequence TTGACGGAGAAGGAGCGGTTCCGGCACGATGGCACGGCGCGCGGGCCAACCTGGGAGAAGAACGAGATGCCGCTCCTGTTCACCATTGAAGAGCGCTTCGATGCCTCGCCCGAGGACGTCTTCCGGCTCGCGACCGACATCGATTCGTTCGGCGACTGGATGCCCAATTTCGTGCGTGCAGAGAAGCTCACGGGCGCCGTCATCGGCAAGGGCGCGATGTGGCGTGAGACCCGCAAGATGTTCGGCAAGGAATCGACCGAGCTGTTCGAGGTGACGGCGGCGGAGCCTGGCAAGCGTCTGGACCTCTTCGTCGACGGGCAGAAGGGCACCACAGGGCGGGGGGCCTACCGCTTCCGGTATGTCTTCGAGCCTGAGGGCGCCGGCACGCTGCTCAAGATGGAGGGCGAGATCGCCGGGATGGGCTGGTTCATGGAGACGGTGGGGCGGCTGTTCATCGGCAGCTTCAAGAAGGCGGTGCACGGGGATCTCAAGGCGATGAAGACGCACCTGGAGCGACGGCGGGCGAGCTAG
- a CDS encoding DUF2786 domain-containing protein: protein MAEQLFLNGIRGAQQAPGAAAPPAEPASTEAAAQPEPRPSPGAPAPEPPLEAAARLSAELEAALVRELMAAYQSLNYTHFRRKLRSASIELSDAASRLGRWVSEARAIEISRPLVLTQPWGVVIEVLKHEMAHQYVHEVLGVRDEAAHGPAFREVCTRLGIDGTAAGMPAAGRSPADPAARGDGDASEASVDARILDRIARLLALADSPNANEAQAAMSAAQRLMLKYNLDVAKARAARQYGFRHLGAPSGRVGETERIVGGILGKHFFVEAIWVPVYVPLEGKRGSVLEICGTPANLEMAAYVHAFLHHTAEQLWREHKRTHGVKGNKDRRTYQAGVMLGFLEKLNTERKVSVEQGLVWVRDADLDGYYRTRHPHVQHLRHAGNQRTAAHAHGREAGRKIVLHRPMQGATGNRGMLLPPGKKG from the coding sequence ATGGCGGAGCAGCTCTTCCTGAACGGGATCCGCGGCGCGCAGCAGGCCCCCGGGGCCGCGGCGCCGCCGGCCGAACCCGCGTCGACCGAGGCCGCCGCGCAGCCCGAGCCGCGGCCGTCGCCGGGCGCGCCGGCGCCCGAGCCGCCGCTCGAGGCGGCGGCCAGGCTCAGCGCCGAGCTGGAGGCCGCGCTCGTGCGCGAGCTCATGGCGGCGTACCAGAGCCTGAACTACACGCATTTCCGGCGAAAGCTGCGGTCTGCGTCCATCGAGCTGTCCGACGCCGCGAGCCGGCTCGGGCGATGGGTCTCGGAGGCGCGCGCGATCGAGATCTCGCGGCCGCTCGTCCTGACGCAGCCGTGGGGCGTCGTGATCGAGGTGCTGAAGCACGAGATGGCGCACCAGTACGTGCACGAGGTGCTGGGCGTCAGGGACGAGGCGGCGCACGGGCCGGCGTTCCGCGAGGTGTGCACGCGCCTCGGCATCGACGGGACGGCGGCCGGGATGCCAGCCGCGGGGCGCTCGCCGGCGGATCCGGCCGCGCGCGGCGACGGGGACGCGTCGGAGGCGAGCGTGGACGCCCGGATCCTCGATCGCATCGCGCGGCTGCTCGCGCTCGCCGACAGCCCGAACGCGAACGAGGCGCAGGCGGCGATGAGCGCCGCGCAGCGGCTGATGCTGAAGTACAACCTCGACGTCGCGAAGGCGCGCGCCGCGCGGCAGTACGGCTTCCGCCACCTCGGCGCGCCGAGCGGGCGCGTGGGCGAGACCGAGCGGATCGTCGGCGGCATCCTCGGGAAGCACTTCTTCGTCGAGGCGATCTGGGTGCCTGTCTACGTGCCTCTCGAGGGCAAGCGGGGCAGCGTCCTCGAGATCTGCGGGACGCCGGCGAACCTGGAGATGGCGGCCTACGTGCACGCGTTCCTGCACCACACGGCCGAGCAGCTGTGGCGCGAGCACAAGCGGACCCACGGGGTGAAGGGCAACAAGGACCGGCGGACCTACCAGGCCGGGGTGATGCTCGGGTTCCTGGAGAAGCTGAACACGGAGCGGAAGGTTTCCGTGGAGCAGGGGCTCGTCTGGGTGAGGGACGCCGATCTGGACGGCTACTATCGGACGCGCCACCCGCACGTGCAGCACCTGCGCCACGCGGGCAACCAGCGGACGGCGGCGCACGCGCACGGGCGCGAGGCGGGGCGAAAGATCGTCCTTCACCGCCCGATGCAGGGGGCGACGGGCAACCGGGGCATGCTGCTGCCGCCCGGCAAGAAGGGCTGA
- a CDS encoding sulfatase-like hydrolase/transferase has protein sequence MLRSKALNDPPSVEADAASRSSRGLARDLGADRAAARARLRAVARVRRRYGRLFLALPLLLIVVADVHIRGDRLLDLGGKHIASYVGAMVESAALWGLLLFAASSRRGASRWLAALLFVALATLSLGGQLYFHRQYATYLNLDATLFGTSLSASLFGQLRADGENFLRSVLPPLLLAIGLVWLGRRIVRPGRTAWARAARLAAPAVVVAAFVLPCSYRTVQASTPDVIYFHAIGGLLKELAGVQTTAQVRPGLRTPPSLPPVTPRPGPRRNVLFILTESVRADATCSARVPVGVGVVAGEAPVACPGTPRIDAAVPDRLPLTQMRSNASTTAIGLAVLWSGLQPTATREALHTAPLVFDYAHAAGFDSAYWTSHHMMFANSRLYVQDLPVSHQCGATELDPLADIDLGADDRLLSAHVQSEVLSLREPFLAVAHFGNTHVPYLVDPEDAPFQPALESKAPDDNEAYRNFYRNAVHRQDAAIAELIRFVRSSPVGERTVIVFTSDHGEAFREHGQLGHTGSILDEEIRVPGWVDAPPGTLTAAEEGALRAARDEPVFHTDVTPTVLDLMGLWEEPALAEYRAAMVGHSLLRPSPGPAALALTNCTGIWGCAFKNWGMMRGNMKLESRAWDTAWHCYDVLADPREQRDLGPAACGDLPRLADALYGGPAGSVDVPAHLRDLAAVPRHD, from the coding sequence GTGCTCCGCTCCAAGGCGCTCAACGATCCCCCGTCGGTCGAGGCCGACGCCGCAAGCCGCTCGTCTCGCGGCCTCGCCCGCGATCTGGGCGCAGATCGCGCCGCGGCGCGCGCGCGGCTGCGCGCCGTCGCCCGCGTCCGCCGCCGCTACGGCCGCCTGTTCCTCGCGCTCCCGCTGCTCCTCATCGTGGTGGCGGACGTCCACATCCGCGGCGATCGCCTGCTCGATCTGGGCGGGAAGCACATCGCGAGCTACGTCGGCGCGATGGTCGAGAGCGCCGCGCTCTGGGGGCTCCTGCTCTTCGCGGCCTCGTCGCGGCGGGGCGCGTCGCGGTGGCTCGCGGCGCTGCTCTTCGTGGCGCTCGCGACGCTGTCGCTCGGCGGCCAGCTCTACTTCCACCGCCAGTACGCGACGTACCTCAACCTCGACGCGACGCTCTTCGGGACCTCGCTCTCGGCCAGCCTCTTCGGCCAGCTCCGGGCCGACGGCGAGAACTTCCTCCGCTCGGTCCTCCCGCCGCTCCTGCTCGCGATCGGGCTCGTGTGGCTGGGCCGGCGGATCGTGCGGCCCGGCCGCACGGCGTGGGCCCGCGCCGCCCGCCTCGCCGCGCCCGCGGTCGTGGTGGCCGCGTTCGTCCTGCCGTGCTCCTACCGCACGGTGCAGGCCTCCACGCCCGACGTCATCTACTTCCACGCGATCGGCGGCCTGCTCAAGGAGCTCGCCGGCGTCCAGACCACCGCGCAGGTGCGCCCCGGGCTCCGCACGCCGCCCTCGCTGCCGCCGGTCACCCCGCGGCCGGGCCCGCGGCGCAACGTCCTCTTCATCCTGACCGAGAGCGTGCGCGCCGACGCGACGTGCTCCGCGCGCGTGCCCGTCGGCGTCGGCGTCGTTGCCGGTGAGGCGCCCGTCGCGTGCCCCGGCACGCCGCGCATCGACGCGGCGGTCCCCGATCGGCTCCCGCTCACGCAGATGCGCTCGAACGCCTCGACGACGGCGATCGGGCTCGCGGTGCTCTGGTCCGGCCTCCAGCCGACAGCGACCCGCGAGGCGCTCCACACGGCGCCGCTCGTCTTCGACTACGCGCACGCCGCCGGCTTCGACAGCGCCTACTGGACGAGCCACCACATGATGTTCGCCAACTCGCGCCTCTACGTGCAGGACCTGCCGGTCTCGCACCAGTGCGGCGCGACCGAGCTCGATCCGCTCGCCGACATCGATCTCGGGGCCGACGACCGGCTGCTGTCGGCGCACGTCCAGTCCGAGGTGCTCTCGCTGCGCGAGCCGTTCCTCGCGGTCGCTCACTTCGGGAACACCCACGTCCCCTACCTCGTCGACCCGGAGGACGCGCCGTTCCAGCCCGCCCTCGAGAGCAAGGCGCCGGACGACAACGAGGCGTACCGCAACTTCTACAGGAACGCGGTCCACCGTCAGGACGCGGCCATCGCGGAGCTCATCCGCTTCGTCCGCAGCTCTCCGGTCGGCGAGCGCACGGTCATCGTCTTCACGTCGGACCACGGCGAGGCGTTCCGGGAGCACGGCCAGCTCGGCCACACGGGCTCGATCCTCGACGAGGAGATCCGGGTGCCCGGATGGGTCGACGCGCCGCCGGGCACCCTGACGGCCGCGGAGGAGGGCGCGCTGCGCGCGGCCCGGGACGAGCCCGTCTTCCACACCGATGTCACGCCGACCGTGCTCGACCTGATGGGCCTCTGGGAGGAGCCGGCGCTCGCGGAGTACCGGGCGGCGATGGTCGGGCACAGCCTGCTCCGGCCGTCGCCGGGGCCGGCGGCGCTGGCGCTCACGAACTGCACAGGGATCTGGGGCTGCGCGTTCAAGAACTGGGGGATGATGCGCGGCAACATGAAGCTCGAATCCCGCGCCTGGGACACTGCCTGGCACTGCTACGACGTGCTCGCCGACCCCCGCGAGCAGCGCGACCTCGGGCCGGCCGCCTGCGGCGACCTGCCCCGGCTCGCGGACGCCCTCTACGGCGGCCCCGCCGGCAGCGTCGACGTCCCCGCCCACCTCCGCGACCTCGCGGCGGTGCCTCGCCACGACTGA
- a CDS encoding sulfatase-like hydrolase/transferase, with protein sequence MTQDIDREGGALAEPPASPAISLPAHADDRPARADARAARARPRAARKAALRRGRLISVALLASPALWLLVLDVLRRARHMTTFDRPHAAGYAATVAASLGFWGLLLYVASGRRGAARGAVGALFVALFTLACGVQGGFHALYNIYCSIDSQIHSQSIPWSIVGTLPLGHPSVIAHFAVALGFALGALRLSRRLVRPRRLRRRLAAAVVPLALAGVAMIPVSYRVIQSSSADMIYFHGITALVKEHLGITNDSPDLRVQRRHPERVPRLSARPARPRNVVLILQESQRADVTCVAYDPACDKATPFSNAAAPRRMPLLQMRAHDSTTAISISNIWSGVPPTESLAVLGSAPLLWDYAHAAGWDTAYWTSQNLMFGNARLYVQDIPVSHRAVATQLDPGADLDYGAYDRQLTDRVIEEWDELVEPFFAVVHYSNVHFPYVSDPLHSPFQPSELTKAPEKNEHFKNYYKNVVYLSDMAVGRLIEHIRGAPSGERTVIVYTSDHGESFREHWQLGHTSSLWDEEILVPTWVDAPEGTLAPEERASIEGAKDTFVWHLDLAPTFLDLMGLWDEPGLDPFRRRMIGHPLTRPERTVAPMPLTNCTWVWGCAFRNWGMMQGPMKIEAREWDGEYHCFNVLDDPLELTNLGEQACAPLPDLARGLFHEMPNVTPPGRPKVDWGG encoded by the coding sequence ATGACCCAGGACATCGACCGAGAGGGCGGCGCGCTCGCCGAGCCGCCCGCGTCCCCCGCCATCAGCCTGCCCGCGCACGCGGACGATCGCCCCGCGCGCGCCGACGCTCGCGCCGCCCGCGCCCGCCCGCGCGCCGCGCGGAAGGCCGCGCTCCGCCGCGGCCGGCTGATCAGCGTTGCTCTCCTGGCCTCGCCGGCGCTCTGGCTCCTCGTCCTCGACGTGCTGCGCCGGGCCCGCCACATGACCACGTTCGATCGGCCGCACGCCGCGGGGTACGCCGCGACCGTGGCGGCGTCGCTGGGGTTCTGGGGCCTCTTGCTCTACGTCGCCTCGGGCCGCCGCGGCGCGGCGCGCGGCGCCGTGGGCGCGCTGTTCGTCGCGCTCTTCACGCTCGCGTGCGGCGTCCAGGGGGGCTTCCACGCCCTCTACAACATCTACTGTTCGATCGACTCCCAGATCCACTCCCAGTCGATCCCCTGGTCGATCGTGGGCACGCTCCCGCTCGGGCACCCGAGCGTGATCGCCCACTTCGCCGTCGCGCTCGGGTTCGCTCTTGGGGCGCTCCGGCTCTCCCGCCGGCTCGTGCGCCCCCGGCGGCTCCGGCGGCGCCTCGCCGCCGCGGTCGTGCCGCTCGCGCTGGCCGGCGTGGCGATGATCCCGGTGAGCTACCGGGTGATCCAGTCGTCGTCGGCCGACATGATCTACTTCCACGGCATCACCGCCCTGGTGAAGGAGCACCTCGGCATCACGAACGACTCGCCGGATCTGCGGGTGCAGCGCCGCCACCCGGAGCGCGTGCCGCGGCTCTCGGCGCGGCCTGCGCGGCCGCGGAACGTGGTGCTCATCCTGCAGGAGAGCCAGCGGGCGGACGTGACGTGCGTCGCGTACGACCCGGCCTGCGACAAGGCGACGCCGTTCTCCAACGCCGCCGCGCCCCGCCGCATGCCGCTCCTGCAGATGCGCGCTCACGACTCGACGACGGCCATCTCCATCTCGAACATCTGGTCCGGCGTCCCTCCGACGGAGAGCCTCGCTGTGCTTGGCTCTGCCCCCCTGCTCTGGGATTACGCCCATGCGGCCGGGTGGGACACCGCGTACTGGACGAGCCAGAACCTCATGTTCGGGAACGCTCGGCTCTATGTGCAGGATATCCCGGTCTCGCACAGGGCGGTCGCGACCCAGCTCGATCCGGGCGCCGACCTCGATTACGGCGCCTATGATCGGCAGCTCACGGATCGGGTGATCGAGGAGTGGGACGAGCTCGTCGAGCCGTTCTTCGCGGTCGTCCATTACTCGAACGTCCATTTCCCGTACGTGAGCGATCCGCTCCATTCACCGTTTCAACCAAGCGAGCTGACCAAGGCGCCCGAGAAGAACGAGCACTTCAAGAACTACTACAAGAACGTCGTTTACCTGTCGGACATGGCGGTCGGCCGGCTCATCGAGCACATCCGCGGGGCGCCGAGCGGCGAGCGCACGGTCATCGTCTACACGTCGGATCATGGCGAGTCGTTCCGGGAGCACTGGCAGCTCGGCCACACGAGCTCGCTCTGGGACGAGGAGATCCTCGTCCCGACGTGGGTCGACGCGCCGGAGGGGACGCTCGCGCCGGAGGAGCGGGCGAGCATCGAGGGCGCGAAGGACACGTTCGTGTGGCACCTCGACCTGGCGCCGACGTTCCTCGATCTGATGGGCCTCTGGGACGAGCCGGGCCTCGATCCGTTCCGCCGGCGGATGATCGGGCATCCGTTGACGCGGCCGGAGCGCACGGTCGCGCCGATGCCGCTCACGAACTGCACGTGGGTGTGGGGCTGCGCGTTCCGCAACTGGGGGATGATGCAGGGGCCGATGAAGATCGAGGCGCGCGAGTGGGACGGCGAGTACCACTGCTTCAATGTGCTCGACGACCCGCTGGAGCTCACCAACCTGGGCGAGCAGGCGTGCGCGCCGCTGCCCGATCTCGCGCGGGGGCTCTTCCACGAGATGCCGAACGTCACGCCGCCGGGGAGGCCGAAGGTCGACTGGGGCGGGTGA
- a CDS encoding AAA family ATPase — MLTSITLENFKSFRKAAIPLGPFTLLVGTNASGKSNLRDAFRFLHGVGRGYSLAEILGEKYGEGGELQWKGLRGGTKEVVFGGGAEFSIGAELNEIENQYHIKYRISVATGLSNAAPRVIREALYGSTDMDFDSHPAENAPTQRDNDRLLVRLARGGEESTLSNSPAISSPAIAQVRDPRYVRRQAKRTLHTLRSMRFLDLSPDAARLPSLPGRQVLGDRGENLSSVLQAISQDPKRRDTLLEWIRALTPLDVMDLEFPQDFAGRVLVHLVEQGGRRISAYSASDGTLRFLAILAALLDTDSAHFYFFEEIENGIHPTRLHLLVQLIEQQCRTRDVQVIATTHSPQLLGFLSPESRESALLIYRLRGADESSVRKVVDLPDLNRVLETQDLARLHASGWLEDMVELMADDAGEAAQ, encoded by the coding sequence ATGCTGACCTCGATCACACTCGAGAACTTCAAGAGCTTCCGGAAGGCGGCGATCCCGCTGGGCCCCTTCACCCTGCTCGTCGGGACGAACGCCTCCGGCAAGAGCAACCTCCGCGACGCGTTCCGCTTTCTCCATGGCGTCGGCCGCGGCTATTCGCTGGCGGAGATCTTGGGAGAGAAGTACGGCGAGGGCGGCGAGCTTCAGTGGAAAGGGCTCCGAGGCGGTACAAAGGAGGTCGTCTTCGGAGGAGGAGCGGAGTTCTCGATCGGAGCAGAGCTCAACGAAATCGAGAACCAATACCACATAAAGTATCGAATCTCCGTCGCGACCGGGCTCTCGAACGCTGCTCCCAGGGTCATACGCGAGGCCCTCTACGGGAGCACAGACATGGACTTCGACTCGCACCCCGCTGAAAACGCGCCTACGCAGAGAGACAACGACCGCTTGCTCGTGCGCCTCGCGCGAGGTGGTGAGGAATCCACCTTGTCAAACTCGCCTGCGATAAGCTCGCCTGCGATCGCGCAGGTCAGGGATCCCCGTTACGTCCGGAGACAAGCAAAGCGGACGCTGCACACGCTGCGCTCGATGCGCTTTTTGGATCTCTCACCGGACGCTGCGCGGCTCCCCTCGTTGCCAGGCCGACAGGTGCTCGGGGATCGCGGCGAAAACCTCTCGTCCGTGCTGCAAGCGATCTCCCAGGATCCGAAGCGAAGAGACACTCTCCTCGAGTGGATCCGCGCCCTCACGCCGCTCGACGTGATGGATCTCGAATTTCCCCAGGATTTCGCCGGACGCGTCCTCGTGCACCTCGTGGAGCAGGGCGGGCGCAGGATCTCGGCCTACAGCGCCTCGGACGGCACGCTGCGCTTCCTCGCGATCCTCGCCGCGCTGCTCGACACCGACTCCGCTCACTTCTATTTCTTCGAGGAGATCGAGAACGGCATCCACCCGACACGCCTTCACCTCCTCGTGCAGCTCATCGAGCAGCAGTGTCGCACCAGAGATGTCCAGGTGATCGCGACGACCCATTCGCCCCAGCTCCTCGGCTTCCTCAGTCCGGAGTCCAGGGAGAGCGCCCTCCTTATTTACCGGCTCCGCGGCGCCGACGAGTCCAGCGTGCGCAAGGTGGTCGACCTCCCCGACCTGAACCGGGTCCTCGAGACGCAGGACCTCGCTCGCCTCCACGCTTCCGGCTGGCTCGAGGACATGGTCGAGCTCATGGCTGACGACGCAGGCGAGGCCGCCCAGTGA
- a CDS encoding LysR family transcriptional regulator produces MLINYELLRTLLEAGVAPTFAEAARRRRVTPSAVSHQIKALEAQLGVPLFERVGRNARLLPAGEGLVGALREAFARIDDALAAASDDHREVRGAVRIGGPGPFSRMWLRPRLARLLREHPELVIDVRFDVPSVLTRRLLAGDDDLSLLVSAEDTPGLEARPVYVEEFSAVASPALLGARGRPETARELGEHRFVVFDADLAMHAAWWRASFGKKAPLPPKIACRITSLDEMLALAIAGVGIAVLPNYFIAEAVAAKQVVVVGPRPGKGRRGARNTIHLAWRKGAAQSARFRAVQAALLEEG; encoded by the coding sequence ATGCTCATCAATTACGAGCTGCTCCGCACCCTGCTCGAGGCCGGCGTCGCGCCCACGTTCGCCGAGGCGGCCAGGCGCCGCCGCGTCACGCCGTCGGCCGTGAGCCACCAGATCAAGGCGCTGGAGGCGCAGCTCGGCGTCCCGCTGTTCGAGCGGGTCGGGCGCAACGCGCGGCTCCTGCCGGCGGGCGAGGGCCTGGTCGGCGCGCTGCGCGAGGCGTTCGCGCGCATCGACGACGCGCTCGCCGCGGCGTCGGACGACCACCGCGAGGTCCGCGGGGCCGTGCGCATCGGCGGACCGGGCCCGTTCTCCCGCATGTGGCTGCGGCCCCGGCTCGCTCGGCTCCTCCGCGAGCACCCCGAGCTCGTCATCGACGTGCGCTTCGACGTGCCCTCGGTGCTCACGCGGCGCCTGCTCGCGGGGGACGACGATCTGAGCCTGCTCGTGAGCGCCGAGGACACCCCGGGGCTCGAGGCGCGGCCCGTCTACGTCGAGGAGTTCTCGGCGGTCGCGTCGCCTGCACTCCTCGGAGCGCGCGGCCGCCCGGAGACGGCGCGGGAGCTCGGGGAGCACAGGTTCGTGGTCTTCGACGCGGATCTCGCGATGCACGCCGCGTGGTGGCGGGCCTCGTTCGGCAAGAAGGCCCCGCTGCCGCCGAAGATCGCCTGCCGCATCACGAGCCTCGACGAGATGCTGGCGCTCGCGATCGCGGGCGTCGGGATCGCGGTCCTGCCGAACTACTTCATCGCCGAGGCGGTCGCGGCGAAGCAGGTCGTCGTGGTGGGGCCGCGGCCGGGCAAGGGGCGCCGGGGCGCCCGGAACACGATCCACCTGGCCTGGCGCAAGGGCGCGGCGCAGAGCGCGCGCTTCCGGGCCGTGCAGGCGGCGCTGCTGGAGGAGGGCTGA
- a CDS encoding type 1 glutamine amidotransferase domain-containing protein, translated as MNARVLLIVTSHARLGDTGQPTGFWLEELAAPYRAFVEAGADVDIASPQGGKPPADPKSAEDPSDAVRAFLEDERAKAKLSSTLRIDGIAGDHDAYFVVGGHGVMWDLAEDAATARLLGRAFDQGKVVAAVCHGPGALVNVRLASGEPLVKGRRVSAFSDEEEQAVGLAAVVPFALESRLRSLGARYERGPVWKPFAVRDGRLVTGQNPASSARVAQETLAALAEQEPRESVR; from the coding sequence ATGAACGCGAGGGTTCTCTTGATCGTCACCAGCCACGCACGCCTCGGCGACACCGGGCAACCGACCGGGTTCTGGCTCGAGGAGCTCGCCGCGCCGTACCGCGCGTTCGTCGAGGCCGGGGCGGACGTCGACATCGCTTCGCCTCAGGGGGGTAAGCCGCCGGCCGACCCGAAGAGCGCCGAGGATCCGTCCGACGCCGTGCGCGCGTTCCTCGAGGACGAGCGGGCGAAGGCGAAGCTCTCGTCGACGCTCCGCATCGACGGGATCGCCGGTGACCACGACGCGTACTTCGTCGTCGGTGGCCACGGCGTGATGTGGGATCTCGCCGAGGACGCCGCCACGGCGAGGCTGCTCGGCCGCGCGTTCGATCAGGGCAAGGTGGTCGCCGCCGTGTGCCACGGCCCCGGCGCGCTCGTGAACGTCCGGCTCGCGAGCGGCGAGCCGCTCGTGAAGGGGCGTCGCGTGAGCGCCTTCTCGGACGAGGAGGAGCAGGCCGTGGGCCTCGCGGCCGTCGTCCCGTTCGCCCTCGAATCGCGGCTGCGCTCCCTGGGCGCGCGCTACGAGCGAGGGCCGGTGTGGAAGCCGTTCGCCGTCCGGGATGGCCGGCTCGTCACCGGGCAGAACCCTGCGTCGTCGGCGCGGGTCGCGCAGGAGACGCTCGCGGCGCTCGCCGAGCAGGAGCCGAGGGAGAGCGTGCGCTGA